From the genome of Bradyrhizobium sp. ORS 278:
TTGCGCTGCAATGCAGATACGGCAGACTGACCCGTAAATGGGCAGATGCTGGAGAGCGTATCCATGTCGCCGCAAGCCATCACAGAGGAAATCCGTCCCAACCGCGCCGCCGACGTGCAGGCCATGGAAGCGGACGCGCAGCTCCGCGAGGATATCCGGCTGCTCGGCCGCATCCTCGGCGACACCGTTCGCGACCAGGAGGGCGCCGACGTGTTCGATCTGGTCGAGCGCATCCGCCAGACCTCGGTGCGCTTCCACCGCGATGAGGACCGTCAGGCGCGGCGCGAGCTCGAGCAGATCCTCGACGGCATGACCATTGCGGAGACTGTCCGCATCGTCCGCGCCTTCAGCTATTTCTCCCACCTCGCCAACATCGCCGAGGACCAGAACAACATCCGCCGCATGCGCGCCAAGAGCGATGCCAATGGCGGCGCCGGCATGCTGGCGGCCACGCTCGCCCATGCCAAATCGGCGGGATTCGACGCGGCCGAGTTGCGCAAGTTCTTCTCGACCGCATTGGTCAGCCCCGTCCTTACCGCGCACCCGACCGAGGTGCGGCGCAAGAGTACGATGGACCGCGAGATGGAGGTCGCGATGCTGCTCGACCGCCGCGAGCGGATGCAGCTGACGCCGGAGGAGCGCGAGGCCAATGACGAGGCGCTGCGCCGCGCGGTGCTGACCCTGTGGCAGACCAACCTCTTGCGCCGGACCAAGCTGACGGTTCTCGACGAGGTCACCAATGGGCTGTCGTTCTACGACTACACCTTCCTGCGCGAGGTGCCGCGGCTGTTGTGCTCGCTCGAGGACCGGCTCAACGACGGCGCTGAGGTGGCGGGCGACCTCGCGTCGTTCCTGCGCATGGGCAGCTGGATCGGCGGCGACCGCGACGGCAATCCGTTCGTCACCGCCGAGGTCATGCGCGGCACGCTGAAGCTGCAATCCAGCCTGGCGATGCACTACTACCTCGAAGAGCTGCACCTGCTCGGCAGCGAGCTGTCGATTGCCGCGCATCTCGCCGATGTTTCGGAGGAGCTGCGCGCGCTCGCGGAGAAGTCTCCCGACACCTCGCCGCACCGGCGCGGCGAGCCTTACCGGCTGGCGGTGTCCGGCATCTATGCCCGGCTGGCCGCGACCGCCAAGAAGCTCGGCATCGAGATCAGCCGTCTGCCGGTGGCTGATGTCGCGCCCTATGACAGCGTCAAGGAGCTGCAAGACGATCTCGACGTGCTGCACCATTCGCTGATCGCGAACAATGCCGAGGTGATCGCGCGCGGACGGTTGCGGCTGCTGCGGCGCGCGGTGGACTGCTTCGGCTTCCATCTGGCGCGGCTCGACATCCGCCAGAACTCGGCTGTGCACGAGCGCACGGTGGCGGAGCTGATCGATACCGCCATGCCCGGCATGTCCTACTTGGCGCTAAGCGAGGATGCACGGGTCGGCTTGCTTGTCAACGAGCTGCGCAATACGCGCCCGCTGGTGTCGCATTTCGTCAAGTACAGCGACGAGACCATCGGCGAGCTCGAGCTGTTCCGTGCCGCCGCCGAGGCGCATGCCACGTTTGGCGCCGACGTGATCTCCCAGTGCATCATCTCGATGTGCAAGGGCATGTCCGACATGCTGGAGGTCGCGCTGCTCTTGAAGGAGGTCGGGCTGATCGACCCGTCGGGGCGCTGCGCTGTCAACATCGTGCCGCTGTTCGAAACCATCGAGGATCTGCAGGCGTCCAGCGGCATCATGGACCGGATGCTGGCGCTGCACGACTATCGCCGCCTGGTCGACAGCCGCGGCGCCGTGCAGGAGGTCATGCTCGGCTATTCCGACAGCAACAAGGATGGCGGCTTCGTCACCTCCGGCTGGGAGCTGTACAAGGCCGAGATCCATCTCGTCGAAATCTTCGAGCGCCATCACGTCAGGCTGCGGCTGTTCCACGGCCGTGGCGGCTCGGTCGGCCGCGGCGGCGGACCGAGCTACGACGCCATCATCGCGCAGCCCGGCGGCGCCGTGAACGGCCAGATCCGCATCACCGAGCAGGGCGAGATCATCTCCAGCAAATATTCCAACGCGGAAGTCGGGCGCTATAATCTGGAGATCCTGGCAGCGGCGACGCTCGAAGCCAGCCTGCTGCATCCACGCCAGCCGGCGCCGAAACGCGAATATCTCACCGCGATGGATCGTCTGTCGGAGCTTGCATTCAAGGCCTATCGTGGCCTTGTCTACGAGACCGATGGCTTCGTCGATTATTTCTGGTCCTCGACCGTCATCAACGAGATCGCGACCCTGAACATCGGCAGCCGTCCGGCGTCGCGCAAGAAGACCCGCGCGATCGAGGATCTGCGCGCGATCCCCTGGGTGTTCTCCTGGGCGCAGTGCCGGCTGATGCTGCCGGGCTGGTACGGCTTCGGCAGCGCGGTCGAGGCCTGGATCGCAGAGAATCCGGAGCAGGGCATGCCGTTCCTACGCGAGCTCTATCAGGAGTGGCCGTTCTTCCGCATGCTGCTGTCGAACATGGACATGGTGCTCGCCAAGAGCTCGATCGCCATCGCCTCGCGCTATGCTGAGCTGGTGCCGGACGAAGCCTTGCGCGAACAGATCTTCGGCCGCATCCGCCGCGAATGGAACCTGGTGATCGAGACCTTGCTCGACATCACCGGCCAGGAACGGCTCCTGCAGGGCAATCCGCTGCTCGAGCGCTCGGTGCGCAACCGCTTCCCATATCTCGACCCGCTCAATCACGTGCAGGTCGAGCTGTTGAAAGAGCACCGCGCGCAGAACCCGGACGAGCAGGTGCTGCGCGGGATTCAGCTGACCATCAACGGCATCTCGGCGGGCTTGAGGAATACGGGGTAGGCGAGAGCTCTGCATCGACGCCGTCGTGGCCCGGCTTGTCCATTGCAGGCGCACGGTCAAATACGGCGCCCTCTCCCCTTGTGGGAGAGGGCATCGCCGGCCTCTCGGTGCACTCGGTTGGGTGAGGGGTCTATCGCCGCGTGCAAAACTCGTGGAGAGAAACCCCTCACCCAACCGAACCTGCTGCACCATCCTACATGCCCTCTCCCACAAGGGGAGAGGGCGCAATCATGAGCGGTGCACTCGAAGCGCCGTTCGAACATCTTCCGTTTCACAGTCTCAAACAGCGCGGGACATAGCGTCTCGTTCCCGCGGCGCATCGCGCCCAAGGTGATGAAACTTGCGTCCCTCACAATCACGCAAGGGCGCGGGGAATGCCGGGTGAAGGCCTCACCCATGGCCCGCCTGCAGAAAGATAAGCAGGCGGCAGTCACCACAGGTTCAGCCGACCATCCGGCATTCCCCGCGCGATGTCTTCACGCTTATACGCGATCTCCCCGGTGTGCCGGCTCGTAGACACCGTCGCCCGTGCGATGCGGAGCACCACACGAACTTGACGCCTGCGTCGGGGCGCCAGGACCACGCGATTTCACGTCCGCAGCCAAGCCGTTCGTCCGCGCATCCTGTCGGACACGCTGCGGCTCACCGCGGCCATCGCATCCCCGCCTCGCGTGTCGTGACGATCGCGCGCTACGCCCCTTGCTTGAGGCGGGATGGGGGGAGGAGACCATGAATTCTGAAAAATAGCAAGAAAATTATTTTTTGTGGAAGTTTGTGCGAGGCCAATGACACTGTCGCTAGGACCGCAGGTCTGTCGCCAATGAAGCGCGTCGCACGTTACAGCACACTTTCACGCCTCACCCTGAGGAGCGCGCCACTTGGCGCGCGTCTCGAAGGGCGAGGCCCGGCCAAGGCCTCATGGTTCGAGACGCGCCGACATGCAGACCGTCCATCGTGGCATGACCGGTGCGCGGCGCTCCTCACCATGAGGGGCCAGCTCCGAAGTCAGAGCTGCACATGAACCATGAGCCGCGTCGCCGCGGGCACGATGGTCATGACTGCGCCCTCGCCCCTTGTGGGAGAGGGCATGGACGGCGGTGCAACGAACTCGGCCGGGTGAGGGGTCTGTCGCAACGAGTTTCGCTCGCGGAGAGAACCCCTCACCGGACCGAGCCTGCGGGTCGGCCGATGCTGCCCTCTCCCACAAGGGGCGAGGGCTCTGCATTGCACAGCGGTGCGAAGGTTACGGGTGTGTTTAAACGCGAGTGCAGCATCGACCGTGAGCAGCGTGCTCATGTCGATGGGGCAAATGACGATGCCTTGCGCGCGCTGACGTGAGGCGGACGAGCAGCGCGCGCCGGTGCATCAGCCCAGCCTAACAAATATGCGCGCCCTGCGTCTCCACATACACCGCGTACAGCGACTGGCTTGCGGTCATGAACAGGCGGTTGCGCTTCTTGCCGCCGAAGCAGACGTTGGCGCAGATCTCGGGCAGCTTGATCTGGCCGATGCGCTGGCCGTCGGGGGCGAAGATGTGGACGCCGTCATAGCCTTCGCCGACCCAACCGGCGCCGACCCAGATGTTGCCGTCGATGTCGACGCGCAGGCCGTCGGCGAAGCCCGACCTGCCGTCCAGCGCCATGTCGATGAAGGCCTTGGGGTTGGACAGCTTGTCGCCGTTGATGTCGTATTGCCAGATCACGTTCTTGGCGTTGGGATAGTGCGTGATGCCGGTGTCGCAGACATAGAGCTTCTTGTAGTCTTGGCTGAAGGCGATGCCGTTCGGCTTGAACGGCTCGTCGGCCACCTTGGTGACGACGCCGGACTGCGCGTCGACGCGGTACACCGCTTCCTTCTGGAACGGCTGGTTGGAGCCGTTGCGCACGTTCTGGCCTTCATAGAGGTTGATCGAGCCGTAGCCGGGATCGGTGAACCAGATCGACTTGTCGGCGGGATTGACGACCATGTCGTTCGGGCCGTTGAGCGGCTTGCCGTTGGCCTGCTCGGCGAGAACCGTCACGGTCCCGTTGTGTTCAAAGCGCACGAGGCGGGTGCGCTCCGCCGAGATCTGCCGTCCCTCATAGTCGAAGCTGTTGCCGTTCGACTCGTTGGAGGGTTTGCGGAACTGCTGCGAGATGTGGCCGTCGTCGTCGAGATAGCGCAACTGCCTGTTGTTCGGGATGTCGCTCCAGACGAGATACTGGCCCTGCGTGTTCCAGGCCGGTCCTTCCGCCCACAGGCAACCGGTGAACAGGCGCTTGATCGTGGTGTTGCCGACCTTGGCCTTGAAGCGCTTCTCATCGATCACGACGATGTCGGGATCGGGATAGCGCTGCGGCTCGGCACTCGGCCCGTAGTCGCGGGCGAGGGCCGGCGAAACCGCCGCAGCCGCAGCGGCAAAACCTGCCACGCCCTTGAGGAGCGTGCGCCGGTCGAAGCGATCAGCTTCGGCCGGCAAGTCCTGCGCGATAGCGTGTCGTGAATTCGTCATGGTCTCCTCCAAACATTTTTTGTTGGGAGGCGACCATACGACGAAATCGTGGCTTTCAGCGGGTTGTTCGGATAAAAAACAACTTGAGATAGTTTGCGCTGCGAAGATGATTTTGCGCGATGCAGCGCTCAGATCGGATCCCAGCCGAAAATATCCGCGGAGCGATCGAGCTTGTAGAACGACGGCTTCAGCGCGGGCATGCCGTGTTCGGCGATGGTCTGCGGCGTCCAGCCTTCGCCGCGATGCACCGAGCGCAGCGGACGCGACTGACCCATCAGGAAGATCTCGTTCATGCGCACGGCAAAGATCTGGCCGGTGACGTCCTTCGAGGCATCGCCCAGCAGATAGGCGACGACCGGTGCGATCTTCTCCGGCCCCATCCGCTTCATGCGCTCGACGCGCTCCTTCTCGGCCTCGGTCTCCGCCGGGATGGTCCCGATCATGCGGCTCCAGGCGAACGGCGAGACGCAGTTCGAGCGCACGTTGAAGCGGCCCATGTCGAGCGCGATCGACTTCGACAGGCCGACGATGCCGAGCTTGGCGGCGGCGTAGTTCGCCTGGCCATAATTGCCGATCAGGCCCGAGGTCGAGGTGAAGTGCACGAACGAGCCGCTCTCCTGCTCGCGGAACAGCCGCGCCGCGGAGTGCGACACATAGAACGAGCCCATCAGGTGCACCTTGATGACGGCCTCGAACGCCTCGATGCTCATCTTGTGGAAGATCATGTCGCGCAGGATGCCGGCATTGTTCACCACGCCGTCGAGCTTGCCGAAATGATCGGTCGCGGCCTTCACGATTCTGCTGGCGGGGATGGCCTCGGACACGCTTTCGAAATTCGCAACCGCGGTGCCGCCGGCCTTCCGGATCTCCTCGACCACTTCCTCCGCGGGCGCGGCGCTGGTGCCCGAGCCGTCGGAAGCGACGCCGGGATCGTTGACGACGACCTTGGCGCCTTCGGCGGCACACAGCAGCGCGATCTCGCGCCCGATGCCGCGGCCGGCGCCGGTGACGATGACGACTTTGTCCTGAAGCGATTTGGTCATGGTGGTTTCCTTGGCTTGATGTGAGAATCTGCTCCGGCCATGGGCCGCTGGCAACCGCATCTGAGGATCTGAGTGGTTCGCGAGAAAGCCCGACTCAAATCTGCACCATCACATGCGATCGCCATGGAGTAGGGACGGAGCGAGGGAGAGGGCTCCAGGATGATGGATGTCACTATCTCTCGTTGGTGAAGATGATCGTGCCCGACGCGGCGAACATGCCGCCGACGCCGTGACACACCGAGATTTTCGCATTCGGCACCTGCGCCGGCGCGATGCCGCGCATCTGGCGGACGCTCTCCTGCAGCGCATACATGCCGTACATGCCGGAATGCATGTAGGACAGGCCGCCGCCATTGGTGTTCAGCGGCAGCTTGCCGCCGGGGCGCGTGTGGCCGGCGGCGATGAACGGGCCGGTCTCCTCATGCGGCATGAAGCCGAGATCGCCGAGGCCGAACAGCGGCAGATGCGCGAAGGCGTCGTAGATCATCAGATGATCGACGTCGGCGTGCGTGATGCCGGCTTCCTTGAAGGCGAGGGGACCTGCGATCTTGAAGGCGCGCGAGGAGGTGAAGGTCTCCATCTGGCTGACCATCGGCGTCTCCACGCTCTCGCCGGTGCCGAGAATGTACACCGGCTTCTGCGGGAAATCCTTGGCGCGATCGGCCGAGGTCAGGATCAGCGCGCCGCCGCCGTCGGTGACCAGGCAGCATTGCAGCAGCCGGAACGGATAGGCGATCATGCGCGAGTTCAGCACGTCCTCGACCGTGATCGTGTCCTTCATCATCGCGCGCGGATTCTTCGCCGCCCATTCGCGCTGCACCACCGCCACCATCGCGAGCTGCTCATGGGTGATGCCGTAGGTCTTCATGTAGCGCAGCACGGGAATCGGAAACATGCTGGGCGGGCCGTAGACGCCGAACGGCGCCTCGAACTGGCCCTGCAGGCTGTCGGCCGGAATCGAGCGCGGCAGCTTGCCGATCATCGACTTGCCGCTTTCGGCATGGGTGATCAGCACGGTCTTGCACAGCCCGGCCTCGATCGCCGCCGCCGCGTGGCGGACATGCAGCATGAAGGAGCAGCCGCCGACCGAGGTGCCGTCCACCCAGGTCGGCGTGATGCCGAGGTAATGACACATCTGCTGCGGCGTCTCGACCGCGGTGGCGAAGCCGTCGATGTCGCTGAGTTTCAGCCCGGCGTCGGCGATGGCGTTGAGCGCGGCGTCCGCATGCAACTGGATCTGCGACATGTTCGGGATGACGCCGAGCTCGGTGGTCTCGGCCGCGCCGACGACGGCAACCTGGTTTCTGCGCATCGGCTCAGCCCTTCGCCGGTCGGAACAGGGGCAGGGTGATCTGCTCGTCCAGCGGCTCGAAGGTGACTTCGAGCGGCATGTCGAGCTCCAGCGACTCCGGTGTCTGCGGGCAGCCGGTGATGTTGCTCATCATGCGCGGCCCTTCCTCCAGCGCAACGACGGCGATCGCGTAAGGCGGCGTGAAGCCGGGCGCGGCCGGGCGATGGTTGATCACGTAGCTGTAGAGCGTGCCTTTGCCAGACGCCTTGAAGATGCTCACCTTCCGGGAGGCGCATGATGGACAGAACGGTCGCGGCGGAAAATAGACGTGCGCGCAGGCGTCGCAGCGCTGCAGCCGCAGCTCGCCGGCTTTGGTGCCGTCCCAGAAATGCTGCGTCTCCGGTGTGGGCTTCGGGCGTGCGCGCATCGGCTCGGCCATCCGGATTGTTCTCCCTGCGGCGGGCTCCGTCGCCCGTTCCTTTGCTGTTTTGATGCGCCATTTGGTGGAGGGGCGTCAACGGTCCATCGTGCTGCGCATGCGGCTCTCCTGGTGGTGCAGAGGTGTCGTGGTGGCAATTGCCGCCCGATGAAAATTGGTCTTTGATGCGATCACATGATCGGAGTTCAGATGAAGCTGCGCGATATCGCCCATTCCAGGACCGGCGACAAAGGGGACACCTCGAACATCTCGGTCATCGCCTATGATCCCAGGCACTATCCGCTGCTGCTCGCAGAGGTGACGGCGGAGCGGGTCAGGGCGCACTTTGCCGGCATTGTCTTGGGGGAGGTGGTCCGCTATGAGCTGCCCAACATCGCGGCGCTGAACTTCGTGATGAGCCGTGCGCTCGGCGGCGGGGTGACGCGCTCGCTGGCGCTGGATGCGCACGGCAAGTCGCTGAGTTCCGCGCTGCTCGATCTCGATATTTCGGCTGATGCCGCTGACCCAAGTCTAGACCCAAGTTAGGATGCCATGACCGCTGCCAATCCGACCCTCGCCGCGCTCGCCGACGATCTCGCCGCGGGACGCACGACCTCGCGCAAGCTGGTCGAGGACTGTCTCGTCCGCATCGCCGATCCGGCCGGCGAAGGCCAGCGCGCCTTCATCCACGTCGACAAGGACGCGGCGCTTTCGGCCGCCGACGGCATGGACGCGCTGCGCAAGGCCAATGCCGCGCCGTCGGCGTTCGCGGGCATTCCCGTGTCGATCAAGGACCTGTTCGACATCAAGGGTCAGGT
Proteins encoded in this window:
- the ppc gene encoding phosphoenolpyruvate carboxylase, which codes for MSPQAITEEIRPNRAADVQAMEADAQLREDIRLLGRILGDTVRDQEGADVFDLVERIRQTSVRFHRDEDRQARRELEQILDGMTIAETVRIVRAFSYFSHLANIAEDQNNIRRMRAKSDANGGAGMLAATLAHAKSAGFDAAELRKFFSTALVSPVLTAHPTEVRRKSTMDREMEVAMLLDRRERMQLTPEEREANDEALRRAVLTLWQTNLLRRTKLTVLDEVTNGLSFYDYTFLREVPRLLCSLEDRLNDGAEVAGDLASFLRMGSWIGGDRDGNPFVTAEVMRGTLKLQSSLAMHYYLEELHLLGSELSIAAHLADVSEELRALAEKSPDTSPHRRGEPYRLAVSGIYARLAATAKKLGIEISRLPVADVAPYDSVKELQDDLDVLHHSLIANNAEVIARGRLRLLRRAVDCFGFHLARLDIRQNSAVHERTVAELIDTAMPGMSYLALSEDARVGLLVNELRNTRPLVSHFVKYSDETIGELELFRAAAEAHATFGADVISQCIISMCKGMSDMLEVALLLKEVGLIDPSGRCAVNIVPLFETIEDLQASSGIMDRMLALHDYRRLVDSRGAVQEVMLGYSDSNKDGGFVTSGWELYKAEIHLVEIFERHHVRLRLFHGRGGSVGRGGGPSYDAIIAQPGGAVNGQIRITEQGEIISSKYSNAEVGRYNLEILAAATLEASLLHPRQPAPKREYLTAMDRLSELAFKAYRGLVYETDGFVDYFWSSTVINEIATLNIGSRPASRKKTRAIEDLRAIPWVFSWAQCRLMLPGWYGFGSAVEAWIAENPEQGMPFLRELYQEWPFFRMLLSNMDMVLAKSSIAIASRYAELVPDEALREQIFGRIRREWNLVIETLLDITGQERLLQGNPLLERSVRNRFPYLDPLNHVQVELLKEHRAQNPDEQVLRGIQLTINGISAGLRNTG
- a CDS encoding thiolase, whose protein sequence is MRRNQVAVVGAAETTELGVIPNMSQIQLHADAALNAIADAGLKLSDIDGFATAVETPQQMCHYLGITPTWVDGTSVGGCSFMLHVRHAAAAIEAGLCKTVLITHAESGKSMIGKLPRSIPADSLQGQFEAPFGVYGPPSMFPIPVLRYMKTYGITHEQLAMVAVVQREWAAKNPRAMMKDTITVEDVLNSRMIAYPFRLLQCCLVTDGGGALILTSADRAKDFPQKPVYILGTGESVETPMVSQMETFTSSRAFKIAGPLAFKEAGITHADVDHLMIYDAFAHLPLFGLGDLGFMPHEETGPFIAAGHTRPGGKLPLNTNGGGLSYMHSGMYGMYALQESVRQMRGIAPAQVPNAKISVCHGVGGMFAASGTIIFTNER
- a CDS encoding SMP-30/gluconolactonase/LRE family protein is translated as MTNSRHAIAQDLPAEADRFDRRTLLKGVAGFAAAAAAVSPALARDYGPSAEPQRYPDPDIVVIDEKRFKAKVGNTTIKRLFTGCLWAEGPAWNTQGQYLVWSDIPNNRQLRYLDDDGHISQQFRKPSNESNGNSFDYEGRQISAERTRLVRFEHNGTVTVLAEQANGKPLNGPNDMVVNPADKSIWFTDPGYGSINLYEGQNVRNGSNQPFQKEAVYRVDAQSGVVTKVADEPFKPNGIAFSQDYKKLYVCDTGITHYPNAKNVIWQYDINGDKLSNPKAFIDMALDGRSGFADGLRVDIDGNIWVGAGWVGEGYDGVHIFAPDGQRIGQIKLPEICANVCFGGKKRNRLFMTASQSLYAVYVETQGAHIC
- a CDS encoding Zn-ribbon domain-containing OB-fold protein; protein product: MAEPMRARPKPTPETQHFWDGTKAGELRLQRCDACAHVYFPPRPFCPSCASRKVSIFKASGKGTLYSYVINHRPAAPGFTPPYAIAVVALEEGPRMMSNITGCPQTPESLELDMPLEVTFEPLDEQITLPLFRPAKG
- a CDS encoding SDR family oxidoreductase, which translates into the protein MTKSLQDKVVIVTGAGRGIGREIALLCAAEGAKVVVNDPGVASDGSGTSAAPAEEVVEEIRKAGGTAVANFESVSEAIPASRIVKAATDHFGKLDGVVNNAGILRDMIFHKMSIEAFEAVIKVHLMGSFYVSHSAARLFREQESGSFVHFTSTSGLIGNYGQANYAAAKLGIVGLSKSIALDMGRFNVRSNCVSPFAWSRMIGTIPAETEAEKERVERMKRMGPEKIAPVVAYLLGDASKDVTGQIFAVRMNEIFLMGQSRPLRSVHRGEGWTPQTIAEHGMPALKPSFYKLDRSADIFGWDPI